One genomic region from Mycoplasmopsis meleagridis encodes:
- a CDS encoding GyrI-like domain-containing protein, with the protein MGLDILEVDETEYVIVELKGSVPECIHNGWKYVMEVFFPEHGYVHSGKPDFEYYYEGDMYSFNYKMELWIPISKA; encoded by the coding sequence ATGGGATTAGATATTTTGGAAGTGGATGAAACAGAATATGTCATTGTAGAGTTAAAAGGAAGTGTTCCGGAGTGTATTCATAATGGTTGGAAATATGTAATGGAAGTATTTTTTCCTGAGCATGGATATGTTCATTCAGGAAAACCCGACTTTGAATACTACTATGAAGGTGATATGTATAGTTTTAACTATAAAATGGAGTTATGGATTCCAATATCTAAGGCATAA
- a CDS encoding ABC-three component system protein encodes MLELSDLTLEQGLIEVISKLSKLKNHDLTNFTMEPKQISQKIDPDENLILYNDINMAVTTYFLKIKEIFIDLDKSKVIDYEELQCQIRSAYKKLNKQKRSASDIFNDLSEKIHKVTLGDIRCCQLIVCYFIQSCEVFDAIT; translated from the coding sequence ATGCTAGAACTCAGCGATCTTACATTAGAACAAGGATTGATTGAAGTTATTTCAAAATTAAGTAAATTAAAGAATCACGATTTGACAAATTTCACAATGGAGCCAAAACAAATTAGCCAGAAAATCGATCCGGATGAAAATCTCATTTTATATAACGATATCAATATGGCTGTAACCACGTATTTCCTAAAGATAAAAGAGATTTTTATAGATCTTGATAAAAGTAAAGTCATTGATTACGAAGAGTTGCAGTGTCAAATAAGGTCTGCATACAAAAAATTAAATAAACAAAAACGTAGTGCTTCAGATATTTTTAATGACCTATCTGAAAAAATACATAAAGTAACGCTAGGTGACATTAGATGCTGTCAGCTTATCGTGTGTTACTTTATACAGAGCTGTGAGGTGTTTGATGCAATTACCTAA
- a CDS encoding ABC-three component system middle component 7 yields MQLPNKLYPYSKSTLALIPRVLQEIEKGNNNVVEIFHVLNYELENPTDFLSVMDCLYALNAIEMSDEGEVKKCL; encoded by the coding sequence ATGCAATTACCTAATAAATTATATCCATATAGCAAAAGCACCCTAGCGTTAATCCCTAGAGTGCTCCAAGAAATTGAAAAAGGTAATAATAATGTAGTAGAGATTTTCCATGTACTTAATTACGAGTTAGAAAATCCCACAGATTTTTTATCCGTAATGGATTGTCTTTATGCCTTAAATGCTATTGAAATGTCCGATGAAGGTGAGGTGAAAAAATGCTTGTAG
- a CDS encoding DUF2326 domain-containing protein — MLVEIYSPVFRKNRTIRPPIRFNLGLNVIQGTDQASNSIGKSSALLAIDFVFGGDTYLDSDGVRNIGNHTIYSCFEFDKKYYFGRSTADPDLIKICNYDYSEKNKTLTKSEFLNWLKEKYSIDQTNLSFRQLISTYFRIYGKNNLQEKFPLQGYQGQNTRDSIKVLISLFNYYKKIELYQSRFDLESDKLKTYKSARKYDFISSLVGGKNQYEENLQKIADLKATLDSLTDTNTEAITQEEIEESKRHEALKEEKYNLEVKLSRLKRRVNLINVSLEYGLMPTEADLEALTEYFPNTDIKKIYEVENYHKKLSNILNTEIEKEKEQIAVEIKELSNTIDSIINEMSKLKIKNTFSKEFLNRHSALQFQISALENQNKVYLEETELATSKADAKNRLEKNIESILSNIAFRLNEKMQEFNSKLYEEKRNAPTIALKNYNNYNFSTPKDTGTGTNFKGMILLDLAILYLSSLPALAHDSLLFKNIDDEGIDGIIKLYTATKQLGKQVFIAFDKQSSYSKETYSILQENRVLQLDERGGELYGKSWNREVNNETQL, encoded by the coding sequence ATGCTTGTAGAAATCTACTCTCCTGTTTTTAGGAAAAATAGAACTATACGTCCACCGATAAGATTTAATCTTGGATTAAATGTTATTCAAGGAACAGATCAAGCTTCAAACTCCATAGGAAAATCCTCCGCACTATTAGCTATAGACTTTGTATTTGGTGGTGATACTTATCTAGATAGTGATGGTGTTAGAAATATTGGAAACCACACTATATATTCATGTTTTGAATTTGATAAAAAATATTACTTCGGAAGATCCACTGCAGATCCAGACCTAATCAAAATCTGCAATTATGATTATTCTGAAAAAAATAAAACCTTAACTAAATCAGAGTTTCTCAATTGGCTAAAGGAAAAATATTCAATCGATCAAACAAATCTTTCCTTCCGTCAGTTGATAAGTACCTATTTTAGAATATATGGGAAAAATAACCTACAAGAAAAATTTCCATTACAAGGGTATCAAGGTCAAAATACAAGAGATTCCATAAAGGTTCTAATAAGCCTTTTTAATTACTATAAAAAAATTGAACTCTACCAAAGTAGATTTGATTTGGAAAGTGATAAACTAAAAACCTATAAAAGCGCTAGAAAGTATGATTTTATTTCAAGCCTAGTTGGTGGAAAAAATCAATATGAGGAAAATCTTCAAAAAATAGCAGACTTAAAGGCCACCTTAGATTCTTTAACAGATACAAACACTGAAGCTATTACACAGGAAGAAATCGAAGAATCTAAAAGGCATGAAGCACTAAAGGAAGAAAAATATAATCTTGAAGTAAAACTATCTAGACTAAAGCGTAGAGTTAACCTTATAAATGTCAGTTTAGAGTATGGTCTGATGCCTACAGAAGCAGACTTAGAAGCTTTAACGGAATATTTCCCTAATACTGATATTAAAAAAATATATGAAGTTGAAAACTATCATAAAAAGCTCTCAAACATTTTAAATACTGAAATTGAAAAAGAAAAAGAGCAGATTGCTGTGGAAATCAAAGAGCTTAGTAATACCATTGATAGCATAATAAATGAGATGTCTAAACTTAAAATTAAAAACACTTTCTCAAAAGAGTTTTTAAATAGACACTCTGCACTTCAATTCCAAATATCGGCTCTGGAAAACCAAAATAAGGTTTATTTAGAAGAAACCGAACTAGCTACATCTAAAGCTGATGCAAAAAATAGGTTAGAAAAAAATATAGAATCTATCCTCTCAAATATTGCATTTAGGCTAAATGAGAAAATGCAAGAATTCAACAGCAAATTGTATGAAGAGAAAAGAAATGCTCCAACTATAGCTTTAAAAAATTACAATAACTATAATTTTTCTACACCAAAGGATACTGGTACAGGTACAAACTTTAAGGGTATGATACTTTTAGATTTAGCAATATTATATTTATCATCATTACCGGCCCTTGCTCATGATTCCTTACTCTTTAAAAATATAGATGATGAGGGTATTGATGGAATAATAAAACTATATACAGCTACCAAGCAATTAGGAAAACAAGTATTCATAGCCTTTGATAAACAAAGTTCATATAGTAAAGAAACCTACTCTATTTTACAAGAAAACAGGGTTCTTCAATTAGATGAGCGTGGAGGTGAATTATATGGAAAATCATGGAACAGAGAGGTCAACAATGAAACTCAGCTATAA
- a CDS encoding helix-turn-helix domain-containing protein, with the protein MEVINKGLTKTKICEMSGISSSSMTKLTKCDNVTTDVLIKICKVLDCDISDIA; encoded by the coding sequence ATGGAAGTTATTAATAAAGGCCTTACAAAGACAAAGATATGTGAAATGTCCGGAATCAGTTCATCTTCAATGACTAAATTAACTAAGTGTGACAATGTTACAACTGATGTTTTGATTAAAATATGTAAAGTTTTAGACTGCGATATAAGTGATATCGCATAG
- a CDS encoding AlwI family type II restriction endonuclease gives MSNSVKWNKNVNLQENFYKTFLNEIVRLESEEGIELFKDFKRSKHYKLPSSGKVGFRGRTLTNPLVKIGLINSARKLSSLGNNYLDSKLKPADEIEKILDLDKDNLLYFRQFMKLRIYEHNSDNYFYNYRFAIKFLSKYDDVPQNNLLAILESIKPCLSNDELEEIISKYSQVQNGNVSFDEFFSSTFSRYMISEEKILEAKDMFNNKQFSDENFAKLFSNRDSKKTSLLYKDFVLFLIEAQDNPENNDVIPHLYKLSRNSKIKKAFGAGKIPIKISKNDTTKTFLKNNSGNPLLGNDHYGKYLQFLFSKNNDLIHEYSDMGRRAFQVTGLISFNNGLANLNNKWIISPLLEILGDKFSLSGNDSYFEYEENDDSFWFSDTTLTEIFSITNNEIEKLFAIIGKNFNTKNISEISKLIEDKQENEFREFVEKTFPKEKIITILNNIIVRNDDEVFNEVTDNATIPTIYEYILTIAWYHISKNKSFKLLDTFQVSLDGNKLPLTHRGSGAGDIEIKSDDYSLLIEATLMNMNAQKRGELEPVIRHSTNFAVDNHPTKTQTIFIANELDDNVLNIFRAMQFVQLNSTYNSNISISGLNIFALSTKEIVDILKKEICDIEILEKINSNLNSSPAYINNDWRNNILFDIFK, from the coding sequence ATGTCTAATTCTGTAAAATGGAATAAAAATGTAAATCTTCAAGAAAATTTTTATAAAACCTTCTTAAACGAAATTGTAAGATTAGAAAGTGAAGAAGGAATTGAACTTTTTAAAGACTTTAAGAGAAGCAAACATTATAAACTCCCAAGTTCTGGAAAAGTAGGTTTTAGAGGAAGAACTTTAACAAACCCCCTTGTTAAGATTGGACTAATTAATTCTGCTAGAAAACTTTCATCTTTAGGTAATAATTATCTTGACTCTAAACTGAAACCGGCAGACGAAATAGAAAAGATATTAGATTTAGACAAAGATAATCTTTTATACTTTAGACAGTTTATGAAATTACGTATATATGAGCATAATAGCGATAATTATTTTTATAATTATCGATTTGCAATTAAGTTCCTATCAAAATATGATGATGTTCCACAAAATAATCTGCTTGCAATTCTAGAATCAATAAAACCCTGTCTATCCAACGACGAACTCGAGGAAATTATTTCTAAATATTCCCAAGTTCAAAATGGAAATGTTTCATTTGATGAATTCTTTTCTTCTACTTTTTCAAGATATATGATTTCAGAGGAAAAAATTTTAGAAGCAAAAGATATGTTCAACAATAAACAATTCTCTGATGAAAATTTTGCAAAATTATTTTCAAATAGAGATAGTAAAAAAACCTCATTACTATATAAAGATTTTGTGCTATTTTTGATAGAAGCACAAGATAATCCAGAAAATAATGATGTCATTCCCCATTTATATAAACTTTCAAGAAATAGTAAAATAAAAAAGGCTTTTGGAGCTGGAAAAATACCAATCAAAATTTCAAAAAATGATACTACAAAAACCTTTTTAAAAAATAATTCAGGCAACCCTTTGTTAGGTAATGATCATTATGGTAAATATCTTCAATTTCTTTTCAGCAAGAATAATGATTTAATTCATGAATATTCTGATATGGGTAGGCGAGCTTTCCAAGTGACTGGCTTGATTAGTTTTAATAATGGGCTTGCAAATCTTAATAATAAATGGATCATTTCTCCTCTTTTAGAAATACTAGGGGATAAGTTTTCTCTATCAGGAAATGACTCATATTTTGAATATGAAGAAAATGACGATAGTTTTTGGTTTTCAGATACTACTCTAACCGAAATTTTTTCAATAACAAATAATGAAATTGAAAAATTGTTTGCTATTATCGGAAAGAATTTTAATACAAAAAACATCTCCGAAATTTCAAAGTTAATTGAAGATAAACAAGAAAATGAGTTTAGAGAATTTGTAGAAAAAACTTTCCCAAAAGAAAAAATAATAACAATTCTTAATAATATTATTGTTAGAAATGATGACGAGGTATTCAACGAAGTAACTGATAACGCCACTATACCAACAATATATGAATATATCCTAACAATAGCGTGGTATCACATCTCTAAAAATAAATCATTCAAATTGTTAGATACATTTCAAGTCTCTTTAGACGGTAACAAGCTGCCTTTAACTCACAGAGGTAGCGGTGCTGGTGACATTGAAATCAAGTCTGATGATTACTCTTTACTTATTGAAGCTACACTTATGAACATGAATGCTCAAAAACGTGGGGAGTTAGAACCTGTAATAAGACATTCCACTAACTTTGCAGTCGATAATCATCCAACAAAGACTCAGACTATTTTCATCGCTAATGAACTTGATGATAACGTATTGAATATTTTTAGAGCAATGCAATTTGTACAGCTGAACAGCACTTACAATAGTAATATTTCAATAAGTGGATTGAACATATTTGCATTATCTACTAAAGAAATAGTAGATATACTAAAAAAAGAAATATGTGATATTGAGATTTTAGAAAAAATAAACTCGAATCTTAATTCCTCCCCTGCTTACATTAACAATGATTGGAGAAATAATATTTTATTCGATATTTTCAAATAA
- a CDS encoding Dam family site-specific DNA-(adenine-N6)-methyltransferase: protein MKICRFNLCSQKYKTTRQIEAEYGITRQTIHNWISTGLLKAPSKSFRNWFTWSIEDEVNLRNVIEKKYNKIDMCETYSEDEELLISNRRYLGSKQKLLDFIGEIVAKYTCGVESVADIFAGTGVVADYFKKSGKKIIVNDILTSNLVVYKTWFSDDFVDMDKIKKLIREFNLSKPSEDNYVSINFGNKYFSLDNARKIGYIREKIETVDINDREKSILLTSLIYAMDKVANTVGHYDAYRKKMDSYQPLLLKVPHLEANKNNSIYCEDANELVRKIYADLVYIDTPYNSRQYGDAYHLLENIVNWEKPEVIGVARKMVNRENIKSAYSTNLAPKAFDDLIENINAKYILVSYNNMAKKGNGRSNAKISNDEIISSLQKRGDVKIFETSFKVFTTGKTNIKNHKELLYLCTINEKKYVKSPINYSGGKYKLLKQILPLFPRKIDTFYDVFSGGANVAINIEANKVVINDIDEHIVNLLKYLDTEDIYKVIEGVEKLITRYKLSNTKKYGYSYYNVNSSIGLKSVNEKSYLQLRKDYNEGNIKDNENLVFYTLLVYAFNNQIRFNNSGLYNTPVGKRDFNLKMEQKLIDFKNTVTKRNIVFMNKDFRDLLKEIDKINDFVYLDPPYLISTATYNENGGWTELDEIDLLACLDNLNKKGIKFALSNVLEHNGRKNKLLEDWAKKYTIHYLNHNYNNSNYQSAASSSKTKEVLITNYW, encoded by the coding sequence ATGAAAATTTGTAGGTTTAATTTGTGCTCTCAAAAATATAAGACAACAAGACAAATTGAAGCAGAATATGGTATAACACGACAAACAATTCACAATTGGATATCTACAGGGTTATTGAAAGCACCGAGTAAAAGTTTTAGAAATTGGTTTACATGGTCTATAGAAGATGAAGTTAATTTAAGGAATGTTATTGAAAAGAAATATAATAAAATCGATATGTGCGAAACTTACTCAGAAGATGAAGAATTGTTAATTTCGAATCGAAGATATTTGGGATCTAAGCAAAAACTATTGGATTTTATTGGAGAAATAGTAGCAAAATATACGTGTGGAGTAGAAAGTGTTGCAGATATTTTTGCTGGTACTGGAGTTGTAGCTGACTATTTTAAAAAGAGTGGAAAAAAAATTATTGTAAATGATATATTGACTTCAAATCTTGTGGTATATAAAACTTGGTTTAGTGATGATTTTGTAGATATGGATAAAATTAAAAAGTTAATTAGAGAATTTAATTTATCTAAACCCTCAGAAGACAATTATGTTTCAATTAATTTTGGTAATAAGTATTTTTCATTGGATAATGCTAGAAAAATTGGTTATATAAGAGAAAAAATTGAAACAGTAGATATTAACGATAGAGAAAAATCTATTCTATTAACATCATTAATTTATGCTATGGATAAGGTAGCTAATACCGTTGGACATTATGATGCCTATAGAAAGAAAATGGATTCATATCAACCTTTGCTTTTAAAAGTTCCACATTTAGAGGCAAATAAAAACAATTCAATATATTGTGAAGATGCAAATGAATTAGTGAGAAAAATTTATGCTGATTTAGTTTACATAGATACTCCCTATAATTCTAGACAATATGGAGATGCTTATCATTTATTAGAGAATATAGTAAACTGGGAAAAACCGGAAGTCATAGGTGTTGCTAGAAAGATGGTTAATAGAGAAAATATAAAATCAGCCTATTCAACAAACTTAGCGCCAAAAGCATTTGATGATCTTATTGAAAATATTAACGCAAAATATATTTTAGTTTCGTACAATAATATGGCGAAAAAAGGTAATGGACGTTCTAATGCCAAAATTTCAAATGATGAGATAATTTCATCGCTTCAGAAAAGAGGGGATGTAAAGATATTCGAAACGTCATTTAAGGTGTTTACAACGGGAAAAACTAATATTAAGAATCATAAAGAATTATTGTATTTATGTACAATAAATGAAAAAAAATATGTTAAGTCTCCAATCAATTATTCCGGAGGAAAATATAAATTATTAAAACAGATATTACCTTTATTTCCTAGGAAAATAGACACTTTTTATGATGTTTTTTCTGGAGGAGCAAATGTAGCTATAAATATAGAAGCTAATAAGGTTGTTATTAATGACATTGATGAACATATTGTCAACTTATTAAAATATTTAGATACGGAAGATATTTATAAGGTAATAGAAGGTGTCGAGAAATTAATCACTAGATATAAGTTATCTAATACAAAAAAATATGGATATAGTTATTATAACGTTAATTCATCTATTGGACTAAAGAGCGTAAATGAAAAATCTTATTTACAGTTAAGAAAAGATTACAATGAAGGAAATATAAAAGATAATGAGAATTTAGTTTTTTACACGTTATTAGTTTATGCATTCAATAATCAAATTAGATTCAATAATTCAGGGCTTTATAATACACCAGTTGGAAAAAGAGATTTCAACTTAAAAATGGAACAGAAATTGATAGACTTCAAGAATACTGTTACTAAAAGAAATATTGTTTTTATGAATAAAGATTTTAGAGATTTACTAAAAGAGATAGATAAAATAAATGATTTTGTTTATCTGGATCCTCCTTATTTAATTTCAACTGCCACTTATAATGAAAATGGTGGGTGGACTGAATTAGATGAAATAGATTTGTTGGCTTGTTTGGATAATTTAAATAAAAAGGGTATTAAATTTGCTCTTTCAAATGTACTAGAACATAATGGAAGAAAAAATAAACTACTTGAAGATTGGGCTAAAAAATACACAATTCACTATTTAAACCATAATTATAATAATTCAAATTACCAATCTGCAGCTAGCTCCTCTAAAACAAAAGAGGTTTTAATAACGAATTATTGATAA
- a CDS encoding nicotinate phosphoribosyltransferase, giving the protein MKNIEKYVATYFLKTREIISKYKPDNIIKLQFFQRKDHALLGGMNEVLELLEKYTNTSNYIIRYLEEGTLIKNNEIVLELEGKYQDFGILEGVIDGILSRSTSIATNAYDCVQAAKGKPIIFMGDRMDHYLMQERDANAVRLAGVEIMSTEAQTLAKSFVEPFGSYPHALIQNFKGDIKKVTKAYYETFPNEQIISLIDYHNDVINDAKLSYEAIGDKLWGVRVDTSRGVKDHMFDNLENDEKYYGVNIEQIKNLRKALDEMGATKTKIAVSSGFTAEKIAQFEKANAPVDFYGVGQAIYKIECFFSADATVLNGHNEAKEGRYYRENKKLKIYKSK; this is encoded by the coding sequence ATGAAAAATATTGAAAAATATGTTGCCACTTATTTTCTTAAAACAAGAGAGATAATTAGTAAATATAAACCAGATAATATTATTAAGTTACAATTTTTTCAAAGAAAAGATCATGCTCTTTTAGGTGGCATGAACGAAGTATTAGAATTGCTAGAAAAATATACAAATACTTCAAACTATATTATTAGATATCTTGAAGAAGGAACTTTAATAAAAAATAATGAAATAGTTCTAGAATTAGAAGGAAAATACCAAGATTTTGGCATTTTAGAAGGTGTAATTGACGGTATTTTATCTAGATCTACTTCTATAGCAACTAATGCATATGATTGTGTGCAAGCAGCCAAAGGAAAACCAATTATTTTTATGGGTGATAGAATGGATCACTACTTAATGCAAGAAAGAGATGCTAACGCAGTTAGATTAGCAGGAGTAGAAATTATGTCAACAGAAGCACAAACATTAGCAAAATCTTTTGTTGAACCTTTTGGATCCTATCCGCACGCACTAATACAAAATTTTAAGGGTGATATTAAAAAAGTAACCAAAGCTTACTATGAAACTTTTCCTAATGAACAAATTATTTCTTTAATTGATTATCATAACGATGTTATTAATGATGCTAAACTTTCCTATGAAGCAATAGGAGATAAACTCTGAGGAGTAAGAGTGGATACTTCTAGAGGTGTTAAAGATCATATGTTTGATAATTTAGAAAATGATGAAAAATATTATGGTGTAAATATTGAACAAATTAAAAACTTAAGAAAAGCATTAGATGAAATGGGTGCTACAAAAACTAAAATAGCTGTTTCATCAGGCTTTACAGCAGAAAAAATAGCACAATTTGAAAAAGCTAATGCTCCTGTAGATTTTTATGGTGTTGGCCAAGCAATTTATAAAATAGAATGCTTTTTTTCTGCTGATGCTACAGTTTTAAATGGCCATAATGAAGCTAAAGAAGGAAGATATTATCGCGAAAATAAAAAATTAAAAATTTATAAGAGTAAATAA
- the plsY gene encoding glycerol-3-phosphate 1-O-acyltransferase PlsY encodes MYNVGLSLLYNIIFFLVGYIFIGSLNTSIILSKWKRKDDVRNYHSKNAGATNSLRTYGKKFALIVFLIDFFKVILSVLIAALIINLAINKSNYKVFVSPQIIALGIIIGHIFPCWFKFKGGKGVACSAALILTINLVAFLIAALIFWSIALTKKIVSLASISVALATIPFIFIPWMTQGILGFWINNVAFNPYLTPLSKFWFISPLIYLIASLLVVIMHYENIKRIINGKEKQLKIKK; translated from the coding sequence ATGTACAATGTTGGTTTATCACTTCTCTACAATATTATTTTCTTTCTAGTTGGTTATATTTTTATAGGTTCTCTAAATACTTCAATCATTTTAAGTAAATGAAAAAGAAAAGATGATGTTAGAAATTATCACAGCAAAAATGCTGGTGCTACTAATAGCTTAAGAACTTATGGCAAAAAATTTGCTTTAATTGTCTTTTTAATTGATTTTTTTAAAGTAATTTTGAGCGTTCTTATTGCTGCTTTAATTATTAATTTAGCTATTAATAAGAGTAATTATAAAGTTTTTGTTTCACCACAAATTATAGCTTTAGGTATTATCATCGGTCATATTTTTCCTTGTTGATTTAAATTTAAAGGTGGCAAAGGAGTAGCTTGTTCTGCTGCTTTGATATTAACAATTAATTTAGTTGCTTTTCTTATTGCCGCTTTAATTTTTTGATCAATTGCTTTAACTAAAAAAATTGTTTCCTTAGCTTCTATTTCTGTAGCTTTGGCAACTATTCCTTTTATTTTCATTCCTTGAATGACGCAAGGCATTTTAGGTTTTTGAATTAATAATGTTGCGTTTAATCCTTATTTAACGCCTTTAAGTAAATTTTGATTTATCAGTCCTTTAATTTATTTAATAGCCTCACTATTAGTAGTTATTATGCATTATGAAAATATTAAAAGAATAATTAATGGCAAAGAAAAACAACTAAAAATAAAAAAATAA
- a CDS encoding pseudouridine synthase family protein: MYLTLFEGKYHQIKRMFKALNYEVVNLHRIQFGKLVLDQNLRPKEYKFVKKEDLI; the protein is encoded by the coding sequence ATGTATCTAACTCTCTTTGAAGGTAAATATCATCAAATTAAAAGAATGTTTAAAGCTTTAAATTATGAAGTAGTAAATTTGCATAGAATACAATTTGGTAAATTAGTTTTAGATCAAAATTTAAGACCTAAAGAATATAAATTTGTTAAAAAAGAGGATTTGATATAA
- a CDS encoding pseudouridine synthase — MNILKVISNYSSYSRKEAKKLIKTKQIKINEKIIDSATYNFDLEKDKLKINEISYMTDKYFYIALNKPKDYVCSHQDNHNKLVYDLLDKEIRNIKNLNTFGRLDKDTTGLIILSNDGSLNHFLTSAKRHILKKYI, encoded by the coding sequence ATGAATATTCTCAAAGTAATAAGTAATTATTCCTCCTATTCAAGAAAAGAAGCTAAAAAGTTAATAAAAACAAAACAAATTAAAATTAATGAAAAAATTATTGATTCAGCAACTTATAATTTTGATCTAGAAAAAGATAAATTAAAAATTAATGAAATAAGCTATATGACAGATAAATATTTCTATATTGCTTTAAATAAACCTAAAGATTATGTTTGTTCTCACCAAGATAATCATAATAAGTTAGTTTATGATTTATTAGACAAAGAAATAAGAAATATTAAAAATTTAAATACTTTTGGACGCTTAGATAAAGATACTACTGGTTTAATTATTCTTTCTAATGACGGGTCATTAAACCATTTTTTAACTTCTGCTAAAAGACACATTTTAAAAAAATATATATAA
- the obgE gene encoding GTPase ObgE, whose protein sequence is MARFIDQLKITLQAGKGGNGMISFRREAHVDKGGPDGGDGGRGGNIYFVGDAGKNTLLSLYGNKKITAQDGVNGGAKNLYGAAGKDTYIKVPLGTIVYKDDKVIADVVEAKEYLIARGGIGGRGNLKFKSPKNTAPRICENGSKGEHFEAKIVLKVMADVGIVGKPSAGKSTLLSALSNAKAKIADYEFTTLIPQLGLVKYHDHSFTLADLPGLIKGASLGKGLGIQFLKHIERCRVIVHVIDFGSLEKNPLEDYETINNELKNYSFNLEKKAQLIIANKNDLEPFQANYAKFINKYPNLKIVAISALENKNFDKVKKAIWNLLEANKKMPILEEKEEEIEIKLAEEYKILNPYLGFFEIIGPQVQYIYEKYPINTYDNLLRFNQKLKNLGIWDELLKLNIQKGDTVRIFDYEFEWDGSF, encoded by the coding sequence ATGGCACGTTTTATAGATCAATTAAAAATAACTTTGCAAGCCGGCAAAGGTGGTAATGGTATGATATCTTTTCGTCGTGAAGCGCACGTTGATAAAGGTGGCCCTGACGGAGGAGATGGTGGCAGAGGTGGAAATATTTATTTTGTCGGTGATGCTGGAAAAAATACTTTACTTTCTCTTTATGGTAATAAAAAAATAACCGCACAGGATGGTGTTAATGGAGGAGCTAAAAATCTCTACGGTGCAGCAGGTAAAGACACTTACATCAAAGTACCTTTAGGCACAATTGTTTATAAAGATGATAAAGTAATTGCTGATGTAGTTGAAGCTAAAGAATATTTAATAGCTAGAGGCGGAATTGGTGGTAGAGGAAATTTAAAATTTAAATCACCTAAAAATACTGCTCCTAGAATTTGCGAAAATGGCTCCAAAGGTGAACATTTTGAAGCTAAAATTGTTCTTAAAGTTATGGCTGATGTAGGAATAGTAGGTAAACCTAGTGCTGGTAAAAGTACTTTATTAAGTGCTTTATCCAATGCTAAGGCTAAAATTGCTGATTATGAATTTACTACTTTAATTCCGCAATTAGGCTTAGTAAAATACCACGATCATTCTTTTACATTAGCAGATTTACCAGGTTTAATTAAAGGCGCATCATTAGGCAAAGGTTTGGGAATTCAATTTTTAAAACACATTGAAAGATGTCGTGTTATAGTTCATGTTATTGATTTTGGTTCATTAGAAAAAAATCCTCTTGAAGATTATGAAACAATAAATAATGAATTAAAAAACTATAGTTTTAACTTAGAAAAAAAAGCGCAATTAATTATTGCAAATAAAAATGATTTAGAACCTTTCCAAGCTAATTATGCTAAATTTATCAATAAATATCCTAATTTAAAAATAGTTGCTATTAGTGCTTTAGAAAATAAAAATTTTGACAAAGTAAAAAAAGCTATTTGAAATTTATTAGAAGCTAATAAAAAAATGCCTATTTTAGAGGAAAAAGAAGAAGAAATAGAAATTAAATTAGCAGAAGAGTATAAAATCTTAAATCCTTATTTAGGTTTTTTTGAAATTATTGGCCCTCAAGTGCAATATATTTATGAAAAATATCCTATTAATACTTATGATAATTTACTTAGATTCAATCAAAAATTAAAAAATTTAGGTATTTGAGACGAATTATTAAAATTAAATATTCAAAAAGGCGATACTGTTAGAATATTTGATTATGAATTCGAATGAGATGGTAGTTTTTAA